Proteins encoded within one genomic window of Streptomyces rubradiris:
- a CDS encoding DUF6421 family protein — MTEILVQAGAEERIPSPTRVVEHPAWAVLKDAVERIRPWQSKDGSIDFAAEGAPRRADAVAAVERVADAVGELSPLVPHDAAYHQALVKDLRRWAEGGFEVPDFLDSLLAFQPAAHRADGLQHLVVFPMYTQNGNPDRNLEAVVLRMVWPDWLAELERTRYDNPLFCGITFEDFTSGYDTNSAVLFPETIAVREAPERFSWGGIFCDREAARFRRVTDAAVDILGLELPEDIAAMVHDQKRCEEAFVLWDMIHDRTHSHGDLPFDPFMIKQRQPFWMYGLEELRCDLTAFKEAVKLQADGVPQARDVQYAVLFDRMFRFPVTGDRNRNYDGLGGQLLFAYLHKHDVVRWTDNKLSIDWERAPQVTNQLCAEIEKLYRDGIDRPKLVHWFAGYELVSAYLAPHPGSKWAKGPDALDLTQPPRKLVDDVLPDEFPLSMFYEALAKKLKNVIASTKGITADGAERIAA, encoded by the coding sequence ATGACGGAAATTCTTGTGCAGGCAGGCGCGGAGGAGCGGATTCCTTCGCCGACCAGGGTGGTCGAGCACCCGGCCTGGGCCGTGCTCAAGGATGCCGTGGAGCGGATCCGGCCATGGCAGTCGAAGGACGGGTCGATCGACTTCGCCGCCGAGGGCGCGCCGCGCCGGGCCGACGCCGTGGCGGCCGTCGAGCGCGTCGCCGACGCGGTCGGAGAGCTCTCCCCGCTGGTCCCGCACGACGCCGCCTACCACCAGGCTCTCGTCAAGGACCTGCGCCGCTGGGCCGAGGGCGGCTTCGAGGTCCCGGACTTCCTGGACTCGCTGCTGGCCTTCCAGCCCGCCGCCCACCGCGCGGACGGCCTCCAGCACCTGGTCGTCTTCCCGATGTACACCCAGAACGGCAACCCGGACCGCAATCTGGAGGCGGTCGTGCTGCGCATGGTCTGGCCGGACTGGCTGGCCGAGCTGGAGCGCACCCGGTACGACAACCCGCTCTTCTGCGGCATCACCTTCGAGGACTTCACCTCGGGCTACGACACCAACTCCGCCGTCCTCTTCCCGGAGACCATCGCCGTCCGGGAGGCGCCGGAACGTTTCTCCTGGGGTGGCATCTTCTGTGACCGCGAGGCCGCCCGGTTCCGCCGTGTCACCGACGCCGCCGTGGACATCCTGGGCCTGGAGCTGCCCGAGGACATCGCCGCCATGGTGCACGACCAGAAGCGCTGCGAAGAGGCCTTCGTGCTCTGGGACATGATCCACGACCGCACCCACAGCCACGGCGACCTGCCGTTCGACCCGTTCATGATCAAGCAGCGCCAGCCGTTCTGGATGTACGGCCTGGAGGAGCTGCGCTGCGACCTCACCGCCTTCAAGGAGGCCGTGAAGCTCCAGGCGGACGGCGTCCCGCAGGCCCGTGACGTGCAGTACGCGGTGCTCTTCGACCGTATGTTCCGCTTCCCCGTCACCGGTGACCGCAACCGCAACTACGACGGCCTCGGCGGCCAGCTGCTCTTCGCCTACCTGCACAAGCACGATGTCGTCCGGTGGACCGACAACAAGCTCTCCATCGACTGGGAGCGCGCCCCGCAGGTCACCAACCAGCTGTGCGCCGAGATCGAGAAGCTCTACCGGGACGGCATCGACCGCCCCAAGCTGGTGCACTGGTTCGCCGGCTACGAACTGGTCTCCGCCTACCTCGCCCCGCACCCCGGCTCCAAGTGGGCCAAGGGCCCGGACGCCCTGGACCTGACCCAGCCGCCGCGCAAGCTGGTGGACGACGTGCTGCCGGACGAGTTTCCGCTGAGCATGTTCTATGAGGCG